The following coding sequences are from one Microtus pennsylvanicus isolate mMicPen1 chromosome 1, mMicPen1.hap1, whole genome shotgun sequence window:
- the LOC142838149 gene encoding olfactory receptor 5AC1-like, with amino-acid sequence MEGNRTLLTEFVLRGITDRPELQVPLFLVFFSIYIITMVGNLGLIFLIWKDHHLHTPMYLFLGNLAFSDACTSSSVTPKMLMKLLNKNDMISLGECFSQFYFFCSSATAECYLLVAMAYDRYAAICNPLHYAVIMSKRLCVQFISVSYLIGLLHALLYVGMLFRLTFCSSNIIDHFFCDLIPLYTISCTDPFINALLLFIFAVFIQVSTFMSIIVSYIRVLCAILKTKSEKGRSKAFSTCSAHLVSVSLFYGTLFVIYVLSGSDTENYQGKLYSLFYTIIIPLLNPFIYSLRNKEVLGALRKLAK; translated from the coding sequence ATGGAAGGAAACAGGACCCTGCTGACTGAGTTTGTCCTCAGAGGAATAACAGATCGTCCAGAACTGCAAGTCCCCCTGTTTCTGGTGTTTTTCTCTATCTACATCATCACCATGGTGGGCAACCTTGGTTTAATCTTTCTCATCTGGAAGGATCACCATCTTCATACTCCCATGTACCTTTTCCTTGGAAATTTAGCCTTTTCTGATGCCTGTACTTCATCCTCTGTGACTCCTAAGATGcttatgaaattattaaataagaACGACATGATATCCCTGGGTGAGTGTTTctcccaattttattttttttgttcaagTGCAACTGCTGAATGTTATCTCCTGGTAGCGATGGCCTATGACCGTTATGCAGCCATATGCAACCCTCTGCACTATGCAGTTATAATGTCCAAAAGACTCTGTGTTCAGTTCATAAGTGTGTCATATCTAATTGGACTTCTACATGCCTTACTTTATGTAGGAATGTTATTTAGGTTAACGTTTTGCAGTTCCAATATAATAGATCATTTCTTCTGTGATCTCATACCACTCTATACAATTTCTTGCACTGACCCATTCATTAATGCattgctcctttttatttttgctgtttttatacAAGTGAGTACTTTTATGAGCATTATTGTTTCTTATATCCGTGTGCTTTGTGCCATCCTGAAAACAAAGTCCGAGAAGGGCAGAAGCaaagccttctccacctgcagTGCCCATCTGGTGTCTGTTTCCTTGTTCTATGGCACCCTCTTTGTCATATACGTGCTTTCTGGATCTGACACAGAAAATTATCAGGGTAAATTGTATTCATTATTCTACACCATCATCATTCCTCTTCTGAACCCCTTTATTTATAGCCTAAGAAACAAAGAAGTTTTAGGTGCTTTGAGAAAACTTGCAAAATGA